Proteins encoded by one window of Candidatus Bathyarchaeota archaeon:
- a CDS encoding glycosyltransferase family 2 protein, which translates to MRNKVRIDLKNHEKYTKNEIDRKIALIMPVYNEADTIEHTVRELYQKVVNKMGNVDVWVFEDGSTDGTKEVLEKLKDEFSGLHTQMSRQKKGYPRAMREAFLNISPKEYDYVVAVDSDGQYEPDDFFKLWSIMQRDSPDIVMGRRMARREPAYRRMLSRGLQILERIMFPVKCKDVTSVMRLMKVDLAHEIARDVKYSPYNFWLEFTARMSLNGYKIKEIPISYRERLGGSRVYSVKKMPAVIFSEFQALRAVRQEQSKAK; encoded by the coding sequence GTGCGAAACAAAGTGCGTATTGACCTCAAAAATCACGAGAAGTACACCAAAAACGAAATTGATCGTAAAATAGCTCTGATAATGCCCGTTTATAACGAGGCAGACACTATCGAGCATACGGTTAGAGAGCTCTACCAAAAAGTCGTCAACAAGATGGGTAATGTTGACGTATGGGTTTTTGAGGACGGCAGTACAGACGGAACGAAAGAGGTTCTTGAGAAATTAAAAGATGAATTTTCTGGTTTACATACACAAATGAGTAGACAAAAGAAAGGGTATCCGCGAGCGATGAGGGAAGCGTTTCTAAATATCAGTCCTAAAGAGTATGATTATGTTGTGGCTGTAGATTCTGATGGGCAGTATGAACCAGATGATTTCTTTAAACTGTGGAGTATAATGCAGCGTGATTCACCAGACATCGTTATGGGTAGACGGATGGCTCGGCGGGAACCAGCTTACCGCAGGATGCTTTCACGAGGGCTGCAAATATTGGAGCGGATAATGTTCCCTGTAAAGTGCAAGGACGTTACCAGCGTAATGCGGCTTATGAAAGTTGACCTTGCACATGAAATAGCGAGAGATGTAAAGTATTCTCCGTATAATTTCTGGCTTGAGTTTACTGCCAGAATGTCCCTTAATGGCTACAAAATTAAAGAAATTCCAATCTCTTATCGTGAGCGTTTGGGCGGCAGTCGGGTTTATAGTGTAAAAAAGATGCCTGCTGTTATTTTTTCAGAGTTCCAGGCACTTAGGGCTGTAAGACAAGAGCAGTCAAAAGCT
- a CDS encoding NAD-dependent epimerase/dehydratase family protein translates to MKGKMVLVTGGASFIGSHLVDTLLNQGADVLVADDFSSGKLENLNYPFTQKSPDKWESKNLTVYKGDLKDRSFTRRMVNGVDVVFHLAALHGGRGYIDTHPAECCSNMILDQLVFEESCKAGVDRLCFASSACVYPSYLQEQAGSDYLLKEDDADPFVRDKAFADLEYGWAKLMGEMALKAYHKEYGMKTAAVRIFTAYGPRENETHAIVALIAKAFIKMDPYVIWGNGEQDRNFTYVQDIVDALVAASEKIEDGSPVNAGRSDRLTINQAIEVVFNLVGWKPKKIKRDLSKPQGVASRAADLTRARKVLNWSPKVSYEEGFKKTIDWYYAHRNVEEVKANLEKLLLER, encoded by the coding sequence ATGAAAGGAAAAATGGTCCTTGTAACAGGCGGTGCGTCTTTCATTGGAAGCCATTTGGTTGATACCCTCCTAAACCAAGGCGCTGATGTTTTGGTAGCTGACGATTTTTCCAGCGGGAAACTGGAAAACTTGAATTATCCATTTACTCAAAAAAGCCCAGATAAATGGGAATCCAAAAATTTGACCGTTTACAAAGGCGACCTCAAAGACAGAAGTTTTACAAGGCGTATGGTAAACGGAGTGGATGTTGTTTTTCATCTTGCAGCCCTTCACGGCGGAAGAGGTTACATAGACACGCACCCAGCTGAATGTTGCTCAAACATGATTTTGGATCAGCTGGTTTTTGAGGAATCATGCAAGGCAGGCGTAGATAGATTGTGCTTTGCCAGTTCCGCGTGTGTGTATCCTTCTTATCTTCAAGAACAGGCAGGCTCTGATTATTTGCTTAAGGAGGATGATGCTGACCCGTTTGTTAGGGACAAGGCATTCGCTGACTTAGAATACGGTTGGGCGAAGCTTATGGGTGAAATGGCTCTAAAAGCATACCACAAAGAATATGGCATGAAGACTGCGGCTGTTCGCATTTTCACTGCTTACGGACCACGAGAGAATGAGACCCATGCTATTGTAGCTCTAATTGCTAAAGCCTTCATCAAAATGGACCCATACGTGATTTGGGGGAATGGTGAACAGGACCGAAACTTCACTTACGTCCAAGATATTGTGGATGCTTTAGTGGCGGCCTCGGAAAAAATTGAGGATGGTTCGCCAGTTAATGCTGGGCGTAGCGACCGCCTAACTATTAATCAGGCTATCGAAGTAGTGTTTAATCTGGTTGGGTGGAAACCGAAAAAGATTAAGCGTGATTTAAGTAAGCCTCAAGGGGTTGCGTCAAGAGCTGCAGATTTAACTAGGGCGCGTAAAGTTCTGAATTGGTCTCCTAAGGTTTCTTACGAGGAAGGTTTCAAGAAAACTATAGATTGGTACTACGCTCACCGTAATGTAGAAGAAGTCAAAGCTAATCTAGAGAAATTATTGTTAGAGCGGTGA
- a CDS encoding flippase-like domain-containing protein, which translates to MHVRKRTIIQLIVGIAILLWLLQVANIGDTFNAILQVNALNLVGAAFLFVVSSTVVGFALYVPLRNSNPNVSIRNVILASFGGQLLSDVTPARSGYFLTPIFINRLAGVPVEQGMTGVLATGSINALVKAVVCLLGLGYFISFLPLPATVVNSLIVGVVILLVAGVFLLLLMWEKRMSKLVVKLESLPLIGKKLHKFTEMFTNVQREGRRVRGALIVVALLILLSLIANAGALYLIFTGLWGSSSLSILDFFLMASFASALTYIPITIAGLGVQEAGYVLLLQLLLGLGLTSVDPRLLAFAFITRILFTGTDIIGLTPLIKVGLNPDAEKVSQPNPISQ; encoded by the coding sequence ATGCATGTTCGGAAGAGAACCATAATTCAACTCATCGTAGGTATCGCCATACTGCTTTGGTTGCTTCAAGTCGCAAATATCGGTGATACGTTTAACGCAATCTTGCAAGTTAACGCCCTCAATCTGGTGGGTGCGGCATTTCTTTTTGTGGTTTCTTCCACAGTGGTTGGATTTGCGTTATATGTGCCCTTGCGAAACTCTAATCCGAACGTCTCTATTCGAAATGTAATATTGGCTAGTTTTGGAGGTCAATTGCTGAGTGATGTTACTCCGGCGCGTTCAGGCTATTTTTTGACGCCGATTTTTATCAATCGTTTAGCCGGTGTTCCAGTTGAGCAAGGCATGACGGGGGTTCTTGCAACTGGAAGCATCAATGCGCTTGTTAAGGCTGTAGTGTGCTTGCTTGGTTTGGGATACTTTATTAGTTTTCTGCCTCTGCCAGCCACGGTTGTCAACTCGTTGATCGTTGGAGTTGTGATTTTGCTGGTTGCAGGAGTCTTTTTACTTTTGCTTATGTGGGAAAAACGGATGTCAAAGCTTGTTGTTAAGCTTGAAAGTTTGCCTTTGATTGGGAAGAAATTGCACAAGTTTACTGAGATGTTTACGAATGTTCAGCGGGAAGGTCGAAGAGTGAGAGGGGCTTTGATTGTTGTTGCGCTTTTGATTTTGTTGTCCCTGATAGCGAATGCGGGTGCTTTGTATCTTATTTTCACCGGGCTTTGGGGCAGTAGTTCGCTTAGCATTCTGGATTTCTTTTTGATGGCGTCTTTTGCTTCAGCACTAACTTACATTCCAATTACAATTGCTGGTTTGGGAGTTCAAGAAGCAGGGTACGTGCTTCTGTTGCAACTGTTACTGGGATTGGGTTTAACGAGCGTTGACCCAAGATTGCTGGCTTTCGCGTTCATTACTAGAATCTTGTTTACGGGAACAGACATCATCGGGTTAACGCCGCTAATCAAAGTTGGACTTAACCCAGATGCAGAAAAAGTTTCCCAGCCAAACCCAATTTCTCAATAA
- a CDS encoding glycosyltransferase family 39 protein, whose amino-acid sequence MQTQAPENRASENRESLLVLPLILTFLACAWLVYTFENRSWIPALNQCVAWILNPQINYTPVQIAGVPWAFLATIEVLILGFASSCLLLHNEKDTSIKLLSIIGLGFGFTGFITIILGILQNLFALPLNAVILIVSLSFLLTIFLRKKLKERLTLKEIVTPHFSLKIARPPNWKFWLPICVAIGVIFFLCFYHALLTVIIHWDAIVYHAAMANIMYKEHGIPVIAGPSIGIQMSANFPPLFSALGAYYYIQIGTIEDFFLRVIPPVMGLLTVLATYKLGEVIAGKKFGLISALILSLTPLFFRYSIYATSYAILTFFCTVSILFLLLAITKGDNKYWISSGVFYGFALLTSYITLYLAPFLLIALLAYLLHKKHSLQIIKNTVLIKRILLVLVPALIIGGVWYLRNLVLVGNPIYPNAYTVLGGINIDPLIMQTTINGIKQSAFNSYFGEPGVPLFDQIMIFLTYRTSFPAISFFTILGLVLLPTVSNKKLWLIAIWPLSLSLLIMSGITWGFPHHMVFAMPGFAFVSALPIMKVLEMTKRYEISYPKDTLRQIYNRLPSIRKSTLIRVGLVAILFASFIFPSLTLCMGGKLYEENLVDKVSEDYLWLLKNPNGDLWLSLNQWYNETISWKWLNENLAEGQKVATIDNRIYYIKNCSNEYFFYLDGWEARELYNITDPNEMVAFLRSQNVTCILDVDWARLHGHFDILPLAKYLGAPSPYFPTILDPELNSRIFNVGPLKSPLTDNSSTPVSISKEGWSQVKSINGVAAQSIAAGNDTSRLFVEATNLTSLKITYLDVGKDPVSVNLHDPYTQNWINGYAVIPRNNTGQWREYEIMAPVVEQGFFEFGFHAYKEDFTVSKIYAAPYESQGRALMPSFNSTLSMELMNSTSPYTLTVYVPMWNYSKQIEVATNSYEKEVCIEVFEGIIHPSETTNWWARHALVDRTPNSITRGEINPSIVFETEKSGLYTVVVIMRETYENPKVDVHISIGGNATYSGKP is encoded by the coding sequence GTGCAAACCCAAGCACCAGAAAACCGTGCAAGCGAAAACAGGGAAAGTCTGTTAGTCCTTCCATTGATATTGACTTTTCTAGCATGCGCTTGGCTTGTGTACACGTTCGAAAACCGCTCATGGATACCCGCGCTCAATCAATGCGTCGCTTGGATACTTAACCCCCAAATAAATTATACTCCAGTCCAAATTGCTGGGGTTCCCTGGGCTTTTTTAGCTACCATCGAAGTATTAATTCTTGGCTTTGCATCTTCTTGCCTGCTACTGCACAATGAGAAAGACACAAGCATAAAACTCCTAAGCATAATAGGTTTAGGCTTCGGCTTCACAGGATTCATAACAATCATCCTTGGCATCCTGCAGAACCTGTTTGCACTACCTTTAAACGCCGTAATACTGATTGTCAGCCTTAGCTTTCTGTTAACTATTTTCTTAAGAAAAAAACTAAAGGAAAGATTAACCTTAAAAGAAATCGTCACACCGCACTTCTCATTAAAAATTGCAAGGCCGCCAAACTGGAAATTTTGGTTACCCATCTGCGTTGCTATCGGTGTAATTTTCTTCCTTTGCTTCTATCACGCACTTTTAACAGTCATTATACACTGGGATGCTATCGTGTACCATGCAGCAATGGCTAACATCATGTACAAAGAACACGGCATTCCAGTAATCGCAGGGCCATCAATCGGAATCCAGATGAGCGCAAATTTTCCACCTTTGTTTTCTGCGCTCGGAGCATACTATTACATTCAGATAGGCACAATCGAAGATTTCTTTTTACGAGTAATTCCACCAGTGATGGGTCTTCTCACAGTTCTTGCAACATACAAACTTGGAGAGGTTATCGCTGGAAAAAAATTCGGATTGATATCCGCCTTGATTCTTTCCCTTACACCATTATTTTTCCGCTATTCCATCTATGCAACAAGCTACGCGATTCTTACCTTCTTCTGCACAGTTTCAATACTGTTTCTGTTACTTGCCATAACCAAAGGAGACAACAAATACTGGATAAGTAGCGGAGTATTCTATGGCTTTGCCCTCTTAACTTCATACATAACATTGTATCTTGCACCGTTTTTACTCATTGCACTACTTGCATATCTTCTGCACAAGAAACATTCGCTGCAAATCATCAAGAACACCGTCCTTATCAAAAGAATCCTGTTGGTACTCGTTCCCGCTTTAATCATCGGCGGCGTATGGTACCTGCGAAACCTTGTCTTAGTCGGCAACCCAATCTATCCCAACGCCTACACCGTGTTAGGCGGAATAAACATCGACCCGCTAATTATGCAAACAACAATCAACGGCATAAAACAGTCGGCATTCAACAGCTACTTCGGAGAACCCGGAGTTCCCTTATTCGACCAAATAATGATTTTCCTGACTTATAGGACAAGTTTTCCAGCAATCTCCTTCTTTACAATACTAGGACTTGTTCTGTTGCCCACTGTTAGTAACAAAAAATTGTGGCTAATAGCAATCTGGCCTTTATCTTTGAGCCTGCTCATCATGAGCGGTATCACGTGGGGTTTTCCTCACCACATGGTGTTTGCAATGCCGGGATTTGCTTTCGTAAGCGCTTTGCCAATCATGAAAGTATTGGAAATGACTAAGCGATACGAAATTAGTTATCCAAAAGATACTTTACGCCAAATTTATAATCGCTTGCCTTCTATCCGCAAGAGCACCCTCATTAGGGTGGGCTTGGTGGCAATATTGTTTGCATCTTTTATTTTTCCCAGCTTAACGCTTTGTATGGGTGGGAAACTGTATGAAGAGAACCTTGTTGATAAGGTGTCTGAGGATTATTTGTGGCTTCTAAAAAATCCTAACGGTGACTTGTGGCTTTCATTAAATCAGTGGTATAATGAAACAATCTCTTGGAAATGGTTAAATGAAAACTTGGCTGAGGGACAAAAAGTAGCCACTATCGACAACAGAATTTACTATATAAAAAATTGCAGTAACGAATACTTCTTCTATCTAGACGGCTGGGAAGCTAGGGAACTGTATAATATTACTGACCCAAACGAGATGGTTGCGTTTCTCCGTAGCCAAAACGTAACATGCATCCTTGATGTTGACTGGGCGCGACTTCACGGTCATTTTGATATACTGCCACTGGCTAAGTATCTGGGTGCGCCGTCTCCATATTTCCCAACTATATTGGACCCAGAACTTAATAGCAGGATTTTCAATGTTGGTCCTTTGAAAAGTCCACTAACAGATAACTCTTCAACCCCAGTTTCTATAAGTAAAGAGGGATGGAGCCAAGTTAAATCAATCAATGGCGTGGCTGCGCAGTCTATCGCGGCTGGAAATGATACTTCACGACTGTTTGTCGAAGCTACTAACTTGACTAGTTTAAAAATAACTTATCTTGATGTCGGCAAAGACCCTGTTAGTGTAAACTTGCATGACCCATATACCCAAAATTGGATTAATGGGTACGCTGTTATTCCAAGAAATAACACGGGGCAATGGCGGGAATATGAAATCATGGCTCCTGTGGTCGAACAGGGCTTTTTTGAGTTCGGGTTCCATGCCTACAAAGAAGATTTCACGGTAAGCAAGATTTATGCTGCACCTTACGAATCGCAGGGAAGGGCCCTAATGCCTTCCTTTAACAGCACCTTAAGCATGGAGTTAATGAATAGCACCAGTCCTTATACGCTCACCGTTTACGTTCCAATGTGGAACTACAGCAAACAAATCGAAGTCGCCACAAATTCTTATGAAAAAGAAGTCTGCATAGAAGTCTTCGAAGGCATAATCCACCCCTCGGAAACTACAAACTGGTGGGCACGCCATGCGCTGGTCGATAGAACTCCTAACTCTATAACGAGGGGAGAAATTAACCCATCAATAGTTTTTGAAACGGAAAAATCTGGTCTATACACAGTTGTTGTAATAATGAGAGAGACATATGAGAACCCAAAGGTGGACGTGCATATATCGATAGGGGGAAACGCTACATATTCTGGCAAACCTTAA
- a CDS encoding M20/M25/M40 family metallo-hydrolase, with translation MNEQAAVRFLTNLLGIYSPSGEEEDIANFIAASMKKMGFEVGKDDIGNVIGVVGEGEPVILLCGHMDTVAGHTPLRIEEGKIYARGAVDAKGPLAAMIIAAAQAAKEPAFKGKILVACVVEEEATSKGVRHLITQGIKADYAIFGEPSGVENVTIGYKGQIQLKIVIKTETGHSSTPWLFENALEKAYELWAQIKAACPYPSLEPEETPFGAITVCLVRVVGGKGNSVIPFEVEMNLDVRVPIQFSTSQVYEKMLKIIANYQAANPKVQIKPMVMDTVEPFEANTSSPLVHVLSSSVRKVLNKPAKLLRKTGTGDMNILGKAMNLPIVTYGPGESHLDHTFDEHIVIDEYLQAIQVYKEALLKLSELHNNKNGQTQKAENNLNA, from the coding sequence ATGAACGAGCAAGCAGCAGTACGGTTCCTAACTAACCTGCTAGGCATCTACAGTCCCTCAGGCGAAGAAGAAGACATAGCTAACTTCATAGCGGCAAGCATGAAAAAGATGGGGTTTGAAGTAGGCAAAGACGACATTGGCAACGTAATCGGTGTTGTCGGCGAAGGCGAACCCGTCATCCTCTTATGCGGACACATGGACACCGTAGCAGGGCACACGCCCCTACGTATAGAAGAAGGAAAAATCTACGCAAGAGGCGCAGTAGACGCTAAAGGCCCACTTGCCGCAATGATAATAGCCGCTGCACAAGCCGCTAAAGAACCCGCCTTTAAAGGTAAGATACTGGTCGCATGTGTGGTTGAAGAAGAAGCCACAAGCAAAGGTGTGCGCCACTTGATAACACAGGGCATCAAAGCTGATTACGCAATTTTTGGTGAACCCAGCGGCGTTGAGAACGTTACAATCGGCTATAAAGGTCAGATTCAACTAAAAATCGTAATTAAAACAGAAACTGGCCATTCGTCCACTCCTTGGCTCTTTGAAAACGCATTAGAGAAGGCTTATGAACTCTGGGCGCAAATTAAAGCCGCCTGCCCATATCCCTCCCTTGAACCTGAGGAAACCCCGTTCGGAGCCATAACAGTCTGCCTTGTGCGTGTTGTGGGTGGAAAAGGCAACTCGGTTATTCCCTTCGAGGTTGAAATGAACCTTGATGTACGTGTGCCAATCCAGTTCTCCACATCGCAAGTTTACGAAAAAATGCTAAAAATAATAGCAAACTACCAAGCTGCCAACCCTAAGGTGCAGATTAAACCCATGGTTATGGATACTGTGGAACCGTTCGAAGCAAACACGTCCTCACCACTTGTGCACGTGCTGTCTTCTTCAGTTCGCAAAGTACTAAACAAACCTGCAAAACTGTTGCGGAAAACCGGCACAGGCGACATGAACATTCTAGGCAAAGCCATGAACCTGCCCATTGTCACGTATGGTCCTGGCGAGTCCCATCTTGACCACACTTTTGATGAGCACATTGTCATCGACGAGTACTTGCAAGCTATTCAGGTTTACAAAGAAGCGCTCTTAAAACTGTCCGAACTGCACAACAATAAGAATGGGCAAACACAGAAAGCCGAGAACAACTTGAACGCATGA
- a CDS encoding aspartate aminotransferase family protein: MNEKEIMDIENRYLANVFSKKPVVFTKGKGALLWDINGKEYVDCATSYGVALLGHCHPKVVAAIKAQAEQLITSHSCYYSDKRAEFIEKLVQITPKGLDKAFLSNSGAESVECAIKLARKATGKPEIIALMGAFHGKTMGALSATWDKKYREPFMPLVPEIKHVAPDNPDKLREAITEKTAAVLMEPIRGEGGVRVPPDGYLPAVREICDEKGVLLIFDEVQTGFGRTGKLFGCQNWGVTPDIMCMGKPFAGGLPIGITIAKENIMSALKVGEHSTTFSGSPLVCAAGCAAIDALLEEKLVEKAAVNGKYFKTQLEQLQAKHKIVKEVRGLGFMLGMELRFDVLNVILKALGRGVLVLDAGRTVVRMLPPLVIEKEQIDKAISVLDLVLGEEENERASSSTVPN, from the coding sequence GTGAATGAAAAAGAAATAATGGACATTGAAAACCGCTACTTAGCAAACGTATTCTCAAAAAAACCAGTCGTCTTCACAAAAGGCAAAGGCGCACTGCTCTGGGACATTAACGGCAAAGAATACGTTGACTGCGCAACCAGCTACGGTGTGGCACTGCTGGGGCATTGTCACCCAAAAGTTGTCGCTGCCATAAAAGCGCAAGCTGAACAACTAATAACTTCGCATAGTTGCTACTACAGCGATAAACGAGCAGAATTCATAGAAAAACTAGTCCAAATAACGCCTAAAGGCTTAGACAAAGCATTCCTCTCAAACAGCGGCGCCGAATCAGTTGAATGCGCCATAAAACTAGCCCGCAAAGCCACAGGCAAACCAGAAATAATCGCACTCATGGGCGCTTTCCACGGAAAAACGATGGGTGCCCTATCAGCCACATGGGACAAAAAATACCGCGAACCCTTCATGCCGCTTGTTCCAGAAATCAAACACGTTGCCCCAGACAACCCAGACAAACTCCGAGAAGCCATAACGGAAAAAACAGCCGCAGTCCTTATGGAACCAATTCGCGGCGAAGGCGGCGTACGTGTCCCACCTGACGGATACTTGCCAGCAGTGCGGGAAATCTGCGATGAAAAAGGCGTCTTGCTTATCTTTGATGAAGTGCAAACAGGCTTCGGTCGCACAGGCAAACTCTTCGGTTGCCAAAACTGGGGAGTCACACCAGACATAATGTGCATGGGGAAACCGTTTGCTGGAGGCTTACCAATCGGCATAACCATAGCTAAAGAAAACATCATGTCAGCACTCAAAGTTGGCGAACACTCAACCACTTTTAGTGGTAGCCCACTGGTTTGCGCCGCTGGATGCGCCGCCATAGACGCGCTCTTGGAAGAAAAGCTGGTTGAAAAAGCTGCTGTCAACGGCAAATACTTCAAAACCCAACTTGAACAATTACAGGCGAAGCATAAAATCGTCAAGGAAGTTCGCGGTTTAGGCTTCATGCTCGGCATGGAGCTTCGTTTTGATGTTCTTAACGTTATTCTAAAGGCGCTTGGTAGAGGTGTTCTTGTGCTTGACGCTGGCAGAACAGTAGTGCGCATGCTTCCGCCGCTGGTTATCGAAAAAGAACAAATCGATAAAGCCATCAGCGTTCTAGATTTAGTCCTTGGAGAAGAAGAAAATGAACGAGCAAGCAGCAGTACGGTTCCTAACTAA
- a CDS encoding [LysW]-aminoadipate/[LysW]-glutamate kinase, whose translation MLVIKMGGSILKEGASTDLVADLKEITKQHKVILVHGGGVEVTEIASKLGKEQKFIISPEGFRSRYTDKETIEIYTMVMAGKMNKQIVLALQSQGIQAVGLSGLDAAILKAERKARLIVVDERGRKKVIDGGYTGKITQVNTELLNLLLEKGYVPIVTPVALSQDNEPLNVDGDRTAAIVAGALKADKLILLTDVEGLMLKGERVPKIAATEVKEVLSKIGGGMSTKVHAGLEALNQGVKEVLITSGTAKQPITSVLNHQVGTVITSE comes from the coding sequence TTGCTTGTAATAAAAATGGGCGGAAGCATCCTAAAAGAGGGCGCATCAACCGATTTAGTCGCAGACCTAAAAGAAATCACAAAACAACACAAAGTTATCCTTGTCCACGGCGGAGGCGTGGAAGTCACAGAGATAGCCTCGAAGCTGGGCAAAGAACAAAAATTCATCATTTCCCCTGAGGGTTTCAGAAGCCGCTACACAGACAAAGAAACAATCGAAATCTACACCATGGTTATGGCAGGTAAAATGAACAAACAAATCGTTTTGGCACTGCAGAGCCAAGGAATCCAAGCAGTTGGCTTAAGCGGATTAGACGCGGCAATCCTAAAGGCTGAGCGCAAAGCCCGTCTCATCGTTGTAGATGAACGCGGACGCAAGAAAGTCATAGATGGCGGATACACAGGCAAAATAACACAAGTCAACACCGAACTCCTAAACCTGTTGCTTGAGAAAGGCTATGTGCCCATAGTGACTCCTGTCGCGTTAAGCCAAGACAACGAACCCCTAAACGTTGACGGCGACCGCACCGCAGCCATAGTCGCAGGAGCACTCAAAGCAGACAAACTAATCCTACTCACAGATGTGGAAGGTTTGATGCTTAAAGGTGAGCGTGTTCCAAAAATCGCCGCAACCGAAGTTAAAGAAGTGCTCTCCAAAATCGGCGGCGGCATGAGCACCAAAGTACACGCTGGGCTAGAAGCGCTAAATCAAGGCGTCAAAGAAGTCCTCATAACTTCAGGTACAGCTAAACAGCCCATCACATCAGTTTTGAATCATCAAGTCGGTACAGTGATAACAAGTGAATGA
- the argC gene encoding N-acetyl-gamma-glutamyl-phosphate reductase has translation MRIGIIGGTGYVGGELLRLLLMHPQVEVTMVTSRQSAGEFIFNVHPNLRGLTQLKFVPQDMAELQKNCDLVFTATPHGGAVNLVPKLLEAGLKVIDMSADFRLKNPADYETYYGWTHAHPEMLKEAAYGLPELHREEIKKAKLVACAGCEATAAILGLAPIVKAGLIDKDKIVVDLKVGSSGGGSKATPASHHPERSNGVRPYKVVGHRHIAEVEQELNAIGSEKVKISFTPHAVNIVRGILATIHTFPTQPIANKDLWKAFRGMYGNEPFIRIVKYQKGQFQLPDPKVTMGTNFCDVGFEIDEHANRLILFSALDNMVKGASGQGVQCLNLLMGIDETTGLKSTGFHPM, from the coding sequence ATGAGAATTGGAATAATCGGCGGAACAGGATACGTTGGAGGAGAACTCCTAAGACTGTTACTGATGCACCCGCAGGTAGAGGTAACAATGGTTACTTCTCGCCAAAGCGCAGGAGAATTCATCTTCAACGTACACCCAAACCTGCGAGGCTTAACACAACTAAAATTTGTACCCCAAGACATGGCTGAACTACAAAAGAACTGTGACCTAGTGTTTACAGCTACCCCACACGGTGGCGCAGTTAACCTAGTCCCAAAACTGCTTGAAGCAGGCTTAAAAGTCATAGACATGAGCGCGGACTTTCGCCTCAAAAACCCCGCTGACTACGAAACCTACTACGGTTGGACACACGCTCACCCAGAAATGCTAAAAGAAGCCGCATACGGACTGCCAGAACTTCACCGAGAAGAAATAAAAAAAGCAAAACTTGTCGCCTGTGCAGGTTGCGAGGCAACAGCCGCCATCTTAGGCTTAGCGCCCATCGTGAAGGCTGGACTCATTGACAAAGACAAAATCGTAGTGGACCTAAAGGTTGGCTCTTCTGGTGGCGGCAGTAAAGCAACACCTGCTTCTCATCACCCTGAACGCTCTAACGGTGTGCGTCCCTACAAAGTCGTTGGGCACCGCCATATCGCCGAAGTTGAGCAGGAATTAAACGCTATTGGAAGCGAAAAAGTCAAAATCTCGTTTACCCCGCATGCAGTCAATATTGTACGTGGTATCTTAGCAACTATTCACACTTTCCCAACGCAACCCATCGCTAACAAGGATTTATGGAAAGCTTTCCGCGGCATGTACGGCAACGAACCCTTCATACGTATAGTGAAATACCAGAAAGGACAATTCCAGTTGCCCGACCCAAAAGTAACCATGGGCACAAACTTTTGCGATGTGGGCTTTGAAATCGACGAGCATGCAAACCGTCTCATACTCTTCTCAGCGTTAGATAATATGGTTAAAGGTGCCTCTGGGCAAGGCGTGCAATGCCTAAACTTACTCATGGGCATAGATGAAACCACAGGCCTCAAGAGCACTGGGTTCCACCCGATGTGA
- a CDS encoding lysine biosynthesis protein LysW encodes MIKQVNPKPEELKTINKAKCPDCDADLDVPADTEKGEILSCPGCGLELEVKQIKGGCVDLQELTIEGEDWGE; translated from the coding sequence ATGATAAAACAAGTAAATCCCAAACCCGAAGAGTTGAAAACCATCAACAAAGCAAAATGCCCAGACTGCGATGCAGACCTCGATGTTCCAGCGGATACAGAGAAAGGAGAAATCTTAAGCTGCCCCGGCTGCGGACTAGAACTGGAAGTTAAACAGATCAAAGGCGGATGCGTAGACCTTCAAGAGTTAACGATTGAAGGGGAAGACTGGGGCGAATAA